One window of Mesorhizobium sp. PAMC28654 genomic DNA carries:
- a CDS encoding ribonuclease J, with protein sequence MAKAENAELVFVPLGGVGEIGMNFALYGYGPANAREWIVIDVGVTFPDASLPGVDLVLPDTRFIEENLANLRGIIITHAHEDHYGALLDTWPKLKAPVWMTPFSAGLLEAKRQGEQGAPKIPVTIYKAGETFTVGPFQIEAIPVAHSIPEPMSLAITTPLGTVIHTGDWKIDPEPTIGPKTDEARFRAYGDKGVLALICDSTNALREGESPSEVAVGEGLKGVIQSAKGRVAVTTFSSNVGRIVSIARAARDAGRQCLVLGRSLKRVIDVAGELGYMDGLPEFIGEEDYGFIPRENLVIICTGSQGEPLAALAKLSREEMKSVSLTAGDTVVFSSRTIPGNEKAILEIKNRLIDLGIKIIEDGDALVHVSGHPRRSELRKMYEWVRPRIGVPVHGEAAHLVAQGSLMSMSGIGQVAQVRDGDMLRLAPGAATIIDQVPFGRVYKDGRLIGTDQAMGIRDRRKLSFAGHVAVNVVLDDKYELAGDPDLVAIGVAEADGRGETLEDLMIDAAVGAVDSIPRQRRKDLDLVQEAVRRAVRGAANEAWGKKPLVTVFVTR encoded by the coding sequence ATGGCGAAAGCGGAAAACGCTGAACTCGTCTTCGTACCGCTCGGCGGCGTCGGCGAGATCGGCATGAACTTCGCGCTCTATGGCTACGGTCCGGCTAATGCGCGCGAATGGATTGTTATCGATGTCGGCGTCACCTTTCCCGATGCCAGCCTGCCCGGCGTCGACCTGGTGCTGCCCGACACGCGCTTCATCGAGGAGAACCTCGCCAATCTGCGCGGCATCATCATCACCCACGCGCATGAAGACCATTACGGTGCGCTGCTCGACACCTGGCCGAAGCTGAAGGCGCCGGTCTGGATGACGCCATTCAGCGCCGGCTTGCTGGAAGCAAAACGGCAGGGCGAGCAGGGCGCGCCAAAAATCCCGGTGACGATCTACAAGGCGGGCGAGACATTCACCGTCGGCCCGTTCCAGATCGAGGCTATTCCCGTCGCGCATTCGATCCCGGAACCAATGTCGCTGGCCATCACCACGCCGCTCGGCACCGTCATCCACACCGGCGACTGGAAGATCGATCCGGAACCGACGATTGGACCCAAGACCGACGAGGCGCGTTTTCGCGCGTATGGCGACAAGGGTGTCTTGGCGCTGATCTGCGATTCGACCAATGCGCTGCGGGAAGGGGAGTCTCCTTCCGAAGTGGCCGTTGGAGAAGGCCTCAAGGGCGTCATCCAGAGCGCCAAGGGCCGCGTCGCGGTCACCACGTTCTCCTCCAATGTCGGACGTATCGTTTCCATCGCCAGGGCGGCTCGCGATGCCGGCCGCCAGTGCCTGGTGCTGGGGCGCTCCCTGAAGCGCGTCATCGATGTGGCCGGCGAACTCGGCTACATGGACGGCCTGCCGGAATTCATCGGCGAGGAGGACTACGGCTTCATCCCGCGCGAGAACCTGGTCATCATCTGCACAGGCAGCCAGGGCGAGCCGCTGGCCGCACTAGCCAAACTGTCGCGCGAAGAGATGAAATCCGTGTCGCTGACGGCCGGCGACACCGTGGTGTTTTCCTCGCGCACCATTCCCGGCAACGAGAAGGCGATCCTCGAGATCAAGAACCGGCTCATCGACCTCGGCATCAAGATCATCGAGGATGGCGATGCGCTGGTGCATGTTTCCGGCCATCCGCGCCGCAGCGAATTGCGCAAGATGTATGAATGGGTGCGCCCGCGGATCGGCGTCCCCGTCCATGGCGAGGCAGCGCATCTGGTGGCGCAGGGATCGCTGATGTCGATGTCCGGCATCGGCCAGGTGGCGCAGGTGCGCGACGGCGACATGCTGCGGCTTGCCCCGGGCGCCGCCACCATTATCGACCAGGTGCCGTTCGGCCGCGTCTACAAGGACGGCAGGCTGATCGGCACCGACCAGGCCATGGGCATTCGCGATAGGCGCAAGCTGTCCTTTGCCGGCCACGTCGCCGTCAATGTCGTGCTCGACGACAAGTATGAGCTGGCCGGCGACCCCGATCTGGTCGCTATCGGTGTCGCCGAGGCCGACGGCCGCGGCGAGACGCTGGAAGACCTGATGATCGATGCGGCGGTCGGCGCGGTGGACTCCATTCCCCGTCAGCGCCGAAAAGACCTCGACCTGGTGCAGGAGGCAGTGCGCCGCGCCGTGCGAGGCGCTGCCAACGAAGCCTGGGGCAAGAAGCCGCTGGTGACAGTGTTCGTCACACGGTGA
- the proS gene encoding proline--tRNA ligase, which yields MRLSRYFLPILKENPREAEIVSHRLMLRAGMIRQQGQGSFSWLPLGKRVLDKVCQIIREEQDRAGALEILMPTIQSADLWRESGRYDDYGKEMLRIKDRQDRDMLYGPTNEEVVTEIVRAYVKSYKDLPLNLYHIQWKFRDEVRPRFGVMRSREFLMKDAYSFDLNFEGARAAYNRMFVSYLRTFTRMGLQAIPMRADTGPIGGDLSHEFIILADTGESQVYCEREYLALPVPGADTNFSDDAEIADIVKTWTTPYAATDEMHDEAAWEKVATDDRVSARGIEVGHIFHFGDKYSKPMGAKVTGPDGKDHFVSGGSYGIGPSRLVAAIIEASHDDNGIIWPEAVAPFDIGLINMKVGDAECDRVCGELHAAFVAAGKDVLYDDTDQRPGGKFATADLIGLPWQVIVGPRGVAAGEVEIKNRKTGERETLPMAEAKKRFGGAA from the coding sequence ATGCGTTTGTCGCGCTATTTCCTGCCCATCCTCAAAGAAAATCCTCGCGAGGCCGAAATCGTCTCGCACCGGCTGATGCTGCGTGCCGGCATGATCCGCCAGCAGGGGCAAGGCAGTTTTTCCTGGCTGCCACTGGGCAAGCGCGTACTGGACAAGGTCTGCCAGATCATCCGCGAGGAGCAGGACCGCGCCGGCGCGCTCGAAATCCTGATGCCGACGATTCAGTCCGCCGATCTGTGGCGCGAAAGCGGCCGCTATGACGATTACGGCAAGGAGATGCTGCGCATCAAGGACCGGCAGGACCGCGACATGCTTTACGGTCCGACCAATGAGGAAGTGGTCACCGAGATCGTGCGCGCCTATGTGAAGTCCTACAAGGACCTGCCGCTCAACCTCTACCACATCCAATGGAAATTCCGCGACGAAGTGCGGCCCCGCTTCGGCGTGATGCGCTCACGCGAATTCCTGATGAAGGACGCCTATTCATTCGATCTCAACTTCGAGGGTGCCAGGGCCGCGTACAACCGCATGTTCGTGTCCTATCTGCGCACGTTCACGCGCATGGGCCTGCAGGCGATTCCGATGCGGGCGGATACCGGCCCCATCGGTGGCGACCTCAGCCATGAATTCATCATCCTTGCCGACACCGGCGAGAGCCAGGTCTATTGCGAGCGCGAGTATCTTGCGCTGCCGGTGCCGGGCGCGGACACCAACTTTTCCGATGACGCCGAGATCGCCGACATCGTCAAGACATGGACGACGCCCTACGCCGCCACCGACGAGATGCATGACGAGGCGGCGTGGGAGAAGGTCGCGACGGACGACCGCGTCTCGGCGCGCGGCATCGAGGTCGGCCATATCTTCCATTTCGGCGACAAATATTCCAAGCCGATGGGCGCCAAGGTGACCGGGCCTGACGGCAAGGATCACTTCGTGTCGGGAGGTTCCTACGGCATCGGGCCGTCGCGGCTCGTCGCGGCGATCATCGAGGCCAGCCATGACGACAACGGCATCATCTGGCCCGAGGCTGTCGCGCCCTTCGATATCGGCCTGATCAACATGAAGGTGGGCGACGCCGAATGCGACCGCGTCTGCGGCGAGCTTCATGCGGCCTTCGTCGCTGCCGGCAAGGACGTGCTCTACGACGATACCGACCAGCGGCCGGGCGGCAAGTTCGCCACCGCCGACCTGATCGGCCTGCCCTGGCAGGTGATTGTCGGGCCGCGCGGCGTGGCCGCGGGCGAGGTCGAGATCAAGAACCGCAAGACAGGTGAGCGCGAGACGCTGCCGATGGCGGAAGCGAAGAAGCGCTTCGGTGGCGCCGCATGA
- a CDS encoding ABC transporter ATP-binding protein produces MMAEAIIELKSVERHYVQGPRKLTILNGVDFSLKRGEMVALVAPSGTGKSTLLHTAGLLERPDAGDVILDGRACGRLSDDERTAIRRNDIGFVYQFHHLLPEFSALENIMMPQLIKGLSRKEASERAAQLLDYMQIGKRALHRPSELSGGEQQRVAIARAVANAPLVLFADEPTGNLDPVTALYVFEALGALVKQSGLAAVIATHNHDLASRMDRRVTLADGKVVPL; encoded by the coding sequence ATGATGGCCGAGGCCATTATCGAGTTGAAGAGCGTCGAGCGGCACTATGTCCAGGGGCCGCGCAAGCTCACCATTCTCAACGGCGTCGATTTTTCGCTGAAGCGCGGGGAGATGGTGGCGCTGGTGGCGCCATCCGGCACCGGCAAGTCGACGTTACTGCACACCGCCGGCTTGCTGGAGCGACCCGATGCCGGCGACGTCATTCTCGATGGTCGCGCCTGCGGGCGTCTTTCCGACGATGAGCGCACCGCGATCCGCCGCAACGATATTGGTTTCGTCTACCAGTTCCATCATCTGCTGCCGGAATTCTCGGCGCTCGAAAATATCATGATGCCGCAGCTGATCAAGGGGCTGTCGCGCAAGGAAGCCTCCGAGCGCGCGGCGCAACTGCTCGACTATATGCAGATCGGCAAACGCGCGCTGCACCGCCCGTCCGAATTGTCCGGCGGCGAGCAACAGCGCGTCGCCATCGCGCGCGCGGTTGCCAATGCGCCGCTGGTTCTGTTTGCCGATGAGCCGACAGGCAATCTCGACCCCGTCACTGCCTTGTATGTGTTCGAGGCGCTGGGTGCGCTGGTCAAGCAATCGGGCCTTGCGGCGGTGATCGCCACCCACAACCACGACCTGGCATCGCGCATGGACCGCCGTGTTACGCTCGCCGACGGCAAGGTTGTGCCGCTTTAG
- the mce gene encoding methylmalonyl-CoA epimerase yields the protein MLGRLNHVALAVPDLTAAVAAYRDTIGARVGEPQPLTEHGVTVVFIDVGNTKIELLEPLGEGSPIAAFLEKNPSGGMHHLCYEVEDILAARDQLKAAGARVLGDGNPKLGAHGKPVLFLHPKDFFGTLIELEQS from the coding sequence ATGCTCGGACGCCTGAACCATGTCGCGCTTGCCGTGCCGGACCTGACTGCCGCTGTTGCCGCCTATCGCGACACGATCGGCGCACGCGTGGGCGAGCCCCAGCCGTTGACCGAGCATGGCGTCACCGTGGTGTTTATCGATGTCGGCAACACCAAGATCGAATTGCTGGAGCCTTTGGGCGAGGGCTCGCCGATCGCGGCTTTTCTCGAGAAGAACCCTTCGGGCGGCATGCATCATTTGTGTTACGAAGTGGAGGACATCCTGGCTGCTCGTGACCAGCTCAAGGCTGCGGGCGCGCGCGTGCTGGGTGACGGGAACCCGAAGCTAGGTGCGCATGGCAAGCCGGTGCTGTTCCTGCACCCCAAGGATTTCTTCGGCACTCTGATCGAACTGGAACAATCATGA
- a CDS encoding site-2 protease family protein — MSPIVTAILVAANLGLIFLLMTAPLGLRTVRISRLVKMDRQRLWQALWPLGSDAGWSGEILSAESLGDGGMVRTRLSWEGRDGQPIERKIMLEEVEEYSRFSMRVIEDTALDPSFWADYRETTELVSEGAATRVILSQTDRYRGMAFLVFRYFAMRRELGKLEIWARTGTYRKGGWFEHPLSQVGFAILSALILWPFFGLNLGGLALAAILTSVVALHELGHMAAFRLTGHRKARMIFIPLLGGIAIGGRPYDSRFEVAFVALMGAGFSAFLVPLLMAASIFAGGEGHRLAAALLATLAGCSALFNIANLVPVWKFDGGQVLRQICPGPVVLALASFSLLSAFLALASRAGLSSSFLLAAGAVFAILSLLTMRSGVKPRHELKPIRTFDRFAMAAALLAVFAIHGDGVLWASARLI, encoded by the coding sequence GTGTCGCCCATCGTCACGGCCATTCTCGTGGCCGCCAATCTCGGGCTGATTTTTCTGCTGATGACCGCGCCGCTCGGTTTGCGCACGGTCAGGATCAGCCGCCTGGTGAAGATGGACCGGCAACGCCTCTGGCAGGCGCTGTGGCCGCTTGGGAGCGACGCCGGCTGGTCCGGCGAGATCCTTTCCGCCGAATCGCTGGGTGATGGCGGCATGGTCCGGACAAGGCTTTCCTGGGAGGGTCGCGACGGCCAACCCATCGAGCGCAAGATCATGCTCGAGGAGGTGGAGGAGTACAGCCGCTTCTCGATGCGTGTTATCGAAGACACGGCGCTGGATCCGTCCTTCTGGGCGGATTATCGCGAAACCACTGAGTTGGTCTCCGAAGGCGCCGCGACGCGCGTGATTCTCAGCCAGACCGATCGTTACCGCGGCATGGCCTTTCTGGTTTTCCGCTACTTCGCCATGCGCCGTGAGCTTGGCAAGTTGGAGATCTGGGCCAGGACCGGTACATATCGCAAGGGTGGCTGGTTCGAGCATCCGCTCAGCCAGGTCGGGTTCGCCATTCTTTCGGCACTCATCCTGTGGCCGTTCTTCGGATTGAACCTTGGCGGCCTGGCGCTGGCCGCGATTCTGACATCGGTGGTCGCCCTGCACGAGCTCGGCCACATGGCGGCGTTCCGGTTGACGGGACATCGCAAGGCCCGGATGATCTTCATCCCGCTGCTGGGCGGCATCGCCATTGGCGGGCGGCCCTATGACAGCCGTTTCGAGGTGGCGTTCGTGGCGTTGATGGGCGCGGGCTTTTCCGCCTTCCTGGTGCCGTTGCTGATGGCCGCCAGCATCTTTGCCGGCGGCGAGGGCCACCGACTCGCGGCAGCCTTGTTGGCGACGCTTGCCGGCTGTTCGGCGCTGTTCAACATCGCCAATCTGGTGCCGGTGTGGAAGTTCGACGGCGGGCAGGTGCTGCGCCAGATCTGTCCAGGCCCGGTTGTGCTGGCGCTGGCGTCGTTTTCGCTGCTGTCCGCCTTTCTGGCGCTGGCATCACGAGCCGGCTTGTCGTCCAGCTTCCTGCTGGCGGCCGGCGCTGTCTTCGCGATCCTCAGCCTGCTGACGATGCGCAGCGGCGTGAAACCACGCCATGAGCTGAAGCCAATCCGCACCTTTGATCGCTTCGCCATGGCGGCGGCGCTGCTGGCGGTGTTCGCCATCCACGGCGACGGAGTTCTGTGGGCTTCGGCGCGGCTGATCTGA
- a CDS encoding lipoprotein-releasing ABC transporter permease subunit: MSEAAVARSAGAGPFSVFERMVAWRYLRSRRKETVISVIASISFLGIMLGVATLIVVMAVMNGFRAELLTRILGVNGHLIVQPIDTPLEDYAQVAGRINGVSGIKYAIPLIDGQVLAQGSVGGGAGALVRGIRGEDLSKISIVASNIKQGTIANFDAGEGVAIGSRMAENLGLVLGDTITLISPNGDVTPLGTTPRMKGYKVSAIFEVGMSEYDSSIVYMPFPEAQLYFNMEGQAQTIEIYVDNPDDVDALKPKVEEAAQRPVFLTDWRERNQTFFSALQVERNVMFMILTLIVLVAALNIISGLIMLVKDKGHDIAILRTMGASRGAILRIFLMTGAAIGVVGTIAGVLLGVVICLNIERIREFFSWVSGTVLFNPELYFLSQLPARMDARETISVVIMALVLSFLATLFPAWRAARLDPVEALRYE; this comes from the coding sequence ATGAGCGAGGCCGCGGTAGCGAGATCAGCGGGCGCCGGCCCTTTTTCCGTTTTCGAGCGCATGGTGGCTTGGCGCTATTTGCGCTCGCGGCGCAAGGAGACGGTGATTTCGGTGATCGCCTCGATCTCCTTCCTCGGCATCATGCTAGGCGTGGCCACGCTGATCGTCGTCATGGCGGTCATGAACGGGTTTCGCGCCGAACTCCTGACGCGCATCCTTGGCGTCAACGGCCATCTGATCGTGCAGCCGATCGACACGCCGCTGGAAGACTATGCGCAGGTCGCCGGCCGCATCAACGGCGTGTCCGGTATCAAATATGCCATCCCGCTGATTGACGGACAGGTGCTGGCGCAAGGCAGCGTCGGCGGCGGCGCCGGCGCGCTGGTGCGTGGCATACGAGGTGAAGATCTCAGCAAGATCTCGATCGTCGCCAGCAATATCAAGCAAGGCACGATCGCCAATTTCGACGCGGGCGAGGGTGTCGCCATAGGCAGCCGCATGGCCGAGAACCTCGGCCTTGTGCTCGGCGACACCATCACGCTGATTTCGCCCAACGGCGATGTGACGCCGCTGGGCACCACGCCGCGCATGAAGGGCTACAAGGTCAGCGCCATCTTCGAAGTCGGCATGTCCGAGTATGACAGTTCCATCGTCTACATGCCGTTTCCGGAAGCGCAGCTCTATTTCAACATGGAGGGGCAGGCACAGACGATCGAGATCTATGTCGACAATCCCGACGATGTCGACGCACTGAAACCGAAGGTGGAAGAGGCGGCACAGCGGCCGGTCTTCCTGACCGACTGGCGCGAGCGCAACCAGACGTTCTTCTCCGCGCTCCAGGTTGAGCGCAATGTGATGTTCATGATCCTGACGCTGATCGTGCTGGTGGCCGCCCTAAACATCATTTCCGGCCTGATCATGCTGGTGAAGGACAAGGGGCACGACATCGCCATCCTGAGGACGATGGGCGCTTCGCGAGGAGCAATCCTGCGCATCTTCCTGATGACGGGTGCCGCCATCGGCGTGGTCGGCACCATCGCCGGCGTTCTGCTTGGCGTCGTCATCTGCCTCAACATCGAACGGATCCGCGAATTCTTTTCCTGGGTCTCGGGCACGGTGCTGTTCAATCCGGAGCTCTATTTCCTGAGCCAGTTGCCCGCCCGCATGGACGCCAGAGAGACGATCTCGGTGGTGATCATGGCGCTGGTGCTGTCGTTCCTGGCAACCCTGTTTCCGGCGTGGCGCGCGGCCAGGCTCGATCCCGTCGAAGCGCTGAGGTACGAATGA
- a CDS encoding DUF1467 family protein — protein MSWVSFTALFFATWWVVLFAVLPFSVRTQDDDQDVTLGTVPSAPRGPHMLRAIIRTTLVTAVVMGIFYGLTHGLGYSLDEIPHIIPEAPLAPAK, from the coding sequence ATGAGCTGGGTTTCGTTCACCGCGCTGTTCTTCGCGACCTGGTGGGTTGTTCTGTTCGCCGTGCTGCCGTTCAGCGTCAGGACGCAGGACGACGACCAGGACGTGACGCTGGGCACGGTTCCCAGCGCGCCGCGCGGGCCGCATATGCTGCGCGCCATCATCCGCACCACCCTCGTGACGGCGGTTGTCATGGGCATTTTCTATGGCCTGACGCACGGACTGGGGTACAGTCTCGACGAGATCCCCCACATCATTCCGGAAGCGCCGTTGGCACCTGCAAAATAG